Proteins co-encoded in one Pseudophryne corroboree isolate aPseCor3 chromosome 1, aPseCor3.hap2, whole genome shotgun sequence genomic window:
- the HNRNPC gene encoding heterogeneous nuclear ribonucleoproteins C1/C2 isoform X2: MASNVTNKTDPRSMNSRVFIGNLNTLVVKKTDVEAIFSKYGKIVGCSVHKGFAFVQYNNERTARTAVAGEDGRMIAGQVLDINLAAEPKANRGKGGVKRSAADMYGSSFDLDYDFQRDYYDSYSAARVPPPPPIARAVVPSKRQRVSGNTSRRGKSGFNSKSGQRGGSSKSSRLKGDDLQTIKKELSQIKQRVDSLLESLERIEREQSKQDTKLDDEQSSSSLKKEDISVKLVPEEAGDSAEEGDLLDDDDQGEDTLEEIKDGDKETEEGEDEGDSANEEDS, from the exons ATGGCGAGCAACGTCACTAATAAAACAGACCCCCGCTCTATGAACTCCCGAGTATTCATTGGGAACCTAAACACTTTAGTGGTGAAGAAAACAGATGTAGAAGCAATCTTTTCTAAATATGGCAAGATTGTGGGCTGTTCCGTACACAAGGGCTTTGCTTTTGTGCAATACAACAATGAACGCACCGCCCGTACTGCTGTAGCAGGGGAAGATGGACGCATGATAGCTGGGCAGGTCCTGG ACATCAACTTGGCTGCTGAACCCAAAGCAAACAGAGGAAAAGGAGGGGTCAAACGCTCAGCAGCTGACATGTATGG GTCTTCCTTTGATCTGGATTATGATTTTCAGCGAGACTACTATGATAG CTATTCTGCAGCCCGTGTTCCTCCCCCACCACCAATTGCTAGAGCTGTAGTACCATCAAAACGCCAGAGAGTTTCTGGTAACACATCACGCCGTGGAAAGAGTGGCTTCAACTCAAAGAGTGGTCAGCGGGGTGGATCTTCAAAGTCCAGCAGAT TGAAGGGAGATGATCTCCAGACCATTAAAAAAGAACTCAGCCAGATAAAACAGAGAGTGGATTCTCTTCTGGAAAGCTTAGAAAGAATTGAACGTGAACAGTCCAAACAAG ATACCAAGCTGGATGATGAGCAGAGTAGCAGCTCTTTAAAGAAAGAAGACATAAGTGTGAAATTGGTGCCAGAGGAAGCAGGAGATTCAGCAGAGGAGGGAGACCTGCTTGATGATGATGATCAGGGAGAGGACACG CTGGAAGAAATTAAAGATGGTGACAAAGAAACAGAGGAGGGAGAAGATGAAGGAGACAGCGCCAATGAGGAAGACTCTTAA
- the HNRNPC gene encoding heterogeneous nuclear ribonucleoproteins C1/C2 isoform X1, translating into MEQDLGQSILQTPGFKIASLGRSAMASNVTNKTDPRSMNSRVFIGNLNTLVVKKTDVEAIFSKYGKIVGCSVHKGFAFVQYNNERTARTAVAGEDGRMIAGQVLDINLAAEPKANRGKGGVKRSAADMYGSSFDLDYDFQRDYYDSYSAARVPPPPPIARAVVPSKRQRVSGNTSRRGKSGFNSKSGQRGGSSKSSRLKGDDLQTIKKELSQIKQRVDSLLESLERIEREQSKQDTKLDDEQSSSSLKKEDISVKLVPEEAGDSAEEGDLLDDDDQGEDTLEEIKDGDKETEEGEDEGDSANEEDS; encoded by the exons ATGGAGCAAGACCTCGGGCAATCTATTCTTCAGACACCTG GCTTCAAAATTGCTTCCTTAGGGCGTAGCGCGATGGCGAGCAACGTCACTAATAAAACAGACCCCCGCTCTATGAACTCCCGAGTATTCATTGGGAACCTAAACACTTTAGTGGTGAAGAAAACAGATGTAGAAGCAATCTTTTCTAAATATGGCAAGATTGTGGGCTGTTCCGTACACAAGGGCTTTGCTTTTGTGCAATACAACAATGAACGCACCGCCCGTACTGCTGTAGCAGGGGAAGATGGACGCATGATAGCTGGGCAGGTCCTGG ACATCAACTTGGCTGCTGAACCCAAAGCAAACAGAGGAAAAGGAGGGGTCAAACGCTCAGCAGCTGACATGTATGG GTCTTCCTTTGATCTGGATTATGATTTTCAGCGAGACTACTATGATAG CTATTCTGCAGCCCGTGTTCCTCCCCCACCACCAATTGCTAGAGCTGTAGTACCATCAAAACGCCAGAGAGTTTCTGGTAACACATCACGCCGTGGAAAGAGTGGCTTCAACTCAAAGAGTGGTCAGCGGGGTGGATCTTCAAAGTCCAGCAGAT TGAAGGGAGATGATCTCCAGACCATTAAAAAAGAACTCAGCCAGATAAAACAGAGAGTGGATTCTCTTCTGGAAAGCTTAGAAAGAATTGAACGTGAACAGTCCAAACAAG ATACCAAGCTGGATGATGAGCAGAGTAGCAGCTCTTTAAAGAAAGAAGACATAAGTGTGAAATTGGTGCCAGAGGAAGCAGGAGATTCAGCAGAGGAGGGAGACCTGCTTGATGATGATGATCAGGGAGAGGACACG CTGGAAGAAATTAAAGATGGTGACAAAGAAACAGAGGAGGGAGAAGATGAAGGAGACAGCGCCAATGAGGAAGACTCTTAA